ATGACACCTTCCCACTTTGGTACCTACAAGAAATTGAAGGCTATCGTACGGATGTTCGTGTAGTATGTACGAGTTTACTAACACAAGATTGGTATATTGACCAGATGAAGGCTAAAGCGTATGATTCTGAGCCGTTACCTATCAAATTTACACATGATCAATATGTGGGGAATAAACGAGATGCTATTCTTATTGACCCTCAAACAGAGCAACGTTTTGATTTGTCTTTATTGTTAGATGTTGTTCGCTCAGATGATCAACGAACAAAACGAATCACTGAAGCAGGGACAACCCTTCACTTCATTCCGACAAATAAATTCAGTCTTCCTGTAGATTCTGCAGTGATTGCAAAAAACAATATCGTATCCCCATATTTAAGAGATCAAATCGTACCTTCTCTTGATATCGACATTACGGATCAAGCGATTTATAAACACCGTTTAATCATGTTGGATATTATCGCGAACAACAAATGGGAAAGACCTATTTATTTCTCTGGAGGTAGCTTTAACAATGACGATTTCGTTTGGATGAAAGACTACTTACAGTTACAAGGATTAATTTACAAACTCGTACCAATTAAATCAGCGGGGCAAAATGCACATCCATTGGATTTGGGTATCATTGATTCAGATCGCATGTATGAAACTGTGAAGAAATGGTACTGGGGTAATATGGGAAGTGATAAGATTTACCACGATCCTCAAACACGTAGAAACGCTTTAAGCTACCGTATTAATTTAGGTCGCTTAGCAGAACAATTAGTCGAAGAAGGCAAGAATGCTAAAGCAAAAGATATTCTAGATATGGCGATGACTAATATGCCTATTGAGTATTATGGTTATTACCAATTAGTAATTCCATTCATTGAATGCTATTACAAGATTGGAGAAACAAAAGTAGCACAAGGATATGCTAAACAGTTAGCTCAAAAATCGAAAGAGAAATTGTTTTACTACAAAAATCTTTCTTTAGAAGATCAAAACTATTATGCATATGAAATTCTATCTGAATTAGAGATTTGGAGAACTTTAGTAGCTATTGTGGATGAAGAAGATAAGCAAGCGGATGCTGTGAATCAATTCAAAAGCGATTTCAACGAATATTTCACACATTTCAACTATTTATTCAAACGATATCAAGGAGAAGAAGCGGAAGGGCAACCAGGAGCTTAATTCTCTTAAAAAATAATGTAAACACAAGCCTTTATTATCAATGAATAAAGGCTTGTGTCTTTTCTATACTATAGCAAAAATTAAATCATATAGGCCTAGTTGAGTTTTCTTCTTAACTTTGCCCTTCAAAAGGAATCACAATTATGATTGAAAATAAAAATCAAAGTAAAACACAAGTAGAGCAATTGGGTGAATTTGGCTTAATCAAGCATTTAACCAAAAACTTCTCTACAACACAATCTTCTACATTAAAAGGAGTTGGAGATGATGGAGCTGTCCTTGACTTTACAGGAGATAAGGTTGTTGTTTCAACCGATTTACTCATTGAAGGTGTGCATTTCGATTTAGCTTATGCTCCATTGAAACACTTAGGTTATAAGGCTATTGTTGTCAATCTATCTGATATCTGCGCGATGAATGCAGTTCCTACTCAAGTGACTGTTTCCATTGCGGTTTCTAATCGCTTTCCGTTGGAAGCCTTAGAAGAACTCTATGAAGGAATTGCATTAGCTTGTAATTACTACAAAGTAGATTTAATTGGCGGAGATACTACTTCATCTCAAAAAGGATTAATCATCAGTGTAACCGCTTTAGGTAAAGCACAAGAAGAGGATCTAGTATACCGTACTAACGCACAAGATAACGACTTATTAGTCCTAACAGGGGATATTGGCGGTGCTTATATGGGATTACAAGTTTTAGAACGCGAGAAACAAGTATACCTAGTTAATCCAAACAATCAACCTGATTTGTCTCCTTATGATTATATCATCGAAAGACAACTTAAACCAGAAGCGCGTACTGATATCAAACAGTTATTGGCAGAACTGGATGTAAAACCAACAAGTATGATTGATGTATCAGATGGATTATCTTCTGAAATCATGCATTTATGTACCGAATCAAAAGTAGGTTGTAACTTGTTTGAAGAAAAACTTCCCTTAGATCCACAGTTCATCAATACTTGTGAGGAATTCAATATTGACTCAACAACCATTGCGATTAATGGTGGAGAAGATTACGAATTGTTATTTACGGTTAAAATGGAGGATTATGACAAGATCAAAGGAAATCCAAACTTAACCGTTATCGGACATATGACACAGGAAAGTGAGGGAGTACACCTCATCACAAGAGACAATACCAAAATTCCAATCAAAGCAAAAGGTTGGAATGCTTTACAATAAATGATAAAACTGGCGTAATGCCAGTTTTTTTTTGCCTTATTTGTCGAACTAATTTGTCATAACACCTCAACTAAAATAAAATATTAACTATTTTTCACAACTATTTAATAAAATGTTTTAAATTTGGGTAAAAACACACGATTATGAACACAAATTACCCAGAAGAAAATCAGGAGCACCAAATAGAAGTTCAACAAGAAGAAACGGTTACAACTCCTACAAACGGTGGATACCAAACCCCTCCTCCTCCCCTTTATCAACCTGCAATCGAGAAAAATCCTATCGGATTGACTGGATTTATCTTATCTATTGTTGCCATTTTTTTATCATGGCTACCCATTATTGGATGGTTGTGTTGGTTAGTGGGATTAGTCCTGTCTATTGTTGGTCTTTTCAGAAGACCCAAAGGATTTGCTATCGCGGGGTTAATCATCTCCCTCATTGGTTTCGTTATCATGTTCATCTTATTAGGTCTTTTAGGACTAGCCTTTACAGCGGCTGCCCTATCCTAGATTTAAAATACACGTAAAAGCAAGGCATTGAGCCTTGCTTTTTACGTTAAGAAATTATTAGATTTTTATTAGAATTAAGCCAAATCTTATTTTGAATTTGAACAAATTACTACCTTGCGTCAGTCAAATCGAAAAGATTACTTAATTTTGTTTCATCTAATAAACTCATAACAAGCGTCGTGAAAAGAAAAATAGCCGTATTTTTTATGCTTATGTTTCTGATTTCAACAACTGAATTTGGTCAGCTGTTGAAATTTCCATTGCTTGTGGAGCATTATATTGAACACAAGGGATTAAATCCTGATTTGAGTATTTGGGGATTTTTACAAATCCACTATGACAATAACCACAAAGAAGATGGGGACCCTACAGATGAGAAGCTACCTTTCGTTTCCCACGCTCCTATTATTCATCTTGTGGCAACAACCCCGCCTACTATGCTTAAAATCGATCGTGTCAAAATTCCAACGAACAATACCCCGGTGGAAAGTTTTCACGATACCGTTTTTGAAAGTAGTTTCTTATCCTCTATTTGGCAACCGCCGAAACACTGTTAATACATCTAGACCCTTACCCCGTCCATCACTTTTTAGTTAGATGACGTGGTTGTATCGTATTTATGTATCAACTCAATAGCAGTATTTATCCAATAGTGCCGTGATTTCACATGAACCTTAATCTTTCTTTCCTCAAACACCTAGTTTAAGGAACGATGACGCTGTGGTTTATCTTGAATTTCGCCCTTGGATTGAGACTTGTTTTTGAGTCCAACAGTCGTATTATGTTAAACAAAATAATTGAATATTCTGTAAAGAATAAATTGATCATAGGCTTAATGGTACTCGGCCTAATCGGTATTGGTATTTTTCAAATGACCAAATTACCTATCGATGCTGTACCCGATATTACAGACAACCAAGTGCAAGTAATTACTGTAGCGCCCAATTATGGAGCAACAGATATTGAGCGCTTAGTTACCTTCCCGATAGAACAAGCAAATAGCAACATCCCAGGGATGAAAAGCATCCGAAGCTTTTCTCGTTTCGGCTTGTCTTTAATTACCATTGTATTTGAAGAAGATGTCGACATCTACTGGGCTAGACAACAAGTAGGAGAACGTTTACAGCAAGTGCAAAACGACATTCCTAAAGAAGTAGGACAACCAGAATTAGGGCCAATTTCTACCGGATTGGGAGAAATCTACCAATATGTTGTCCGCCCTGAAAAAGGATATGAAAAACAATTTGATTTAACGGAATTGCGATCCATTCAAGATTGGATTGTCCGTCGTCAGTTGATTGCAGTAAAAGGAGTTGCCGAAGTGAGCAGCTTTGGAGGAAAATTAAAACAATATGAGATTGCCATTGACCCCAATCAGCTTGATGCGAATGGATTGACCATCAAAGATGTTTTTGAAGCCCTGAATCAAAACAACGAAAATACTGGAGGTGCTTATATTGAAAAAGGGCCTACGGTATTGTACATTCGTTCTGAAGGATTAATCGGAACAGTAGAAGATATCGAGAATATTGCAATTACCTCAAAAAACACAGAGTTTC
The window above is part of the Myroides odoratus DSM 2801 genome. Proteins encoded here:
- the thiL gene encoding thiamine-phosphate kinase, with the translated sequence MIENKNQSKTQVEQLGEFGLIKHLTKNFSTTQSSTLKGVGDDGAVLDFTGDKVVVSTDLLIEGVHFDLAYAPLKHLGYKAIVVNLSDICAMNAVPTQVTVSIAVSNRFPLEALEELYEGIALACNYYKVDLIGGDTTSSQKGLIISVTALGKAQEEDLVYRTNAQDNDLLVLTGDIGGAYMGLQVLEREKQVYLVNPNNQPDLSPYDYIIERQLKPEARTDIKQLLAELDVKPTSMIDVSDGLSSEIMHLCTESKVGCNLFEEKLPLDPQFINTCEEFNIDSTTIAINGGEDYELLFTVKMEDYDKIKGNPNLTVIGHMTQESEGVHLITRDNTKIPIKAKGWNALQ